In one Vulgatibacter incomptus genomic region, the following are encoded:
- a CDS encoding GrpB family protein, with protein MTERVHFLPWEQVSEAAERAFERHATRIRAAIPDAILEHVGSTSIPGAITKGDMDLQVRVDPERFAAAEAALAKLYPRNTGSTRTESFAAFEEKGQPDVGIQLTAIGGPFDFFHELRDRLRGDVVAFEAYQGLKTLYEGAPMASWRAAKERFFEALLRGTANCTPTVAGGSGERLVEAARRAAEGADPAHDFAHVLRVVSSAGRIAEAEGADREIATTAALLHELFNHPKGHPESHLSGERCSELALALLIDEGWPVARAEAVAYAIRVHPFSLGVVPVTLEGKVVQDADRLDSIGAIGIARCFATTSTMKRPFYDPEDPFCARREPDDKRWGVDHFYRKLLRIPDVLHTATARRLAAERAGFMERFLEQLGSEL; from the coding sequence ATGACGGAGCGAGTGCACTTTCTGCCCTGGGAGCAGGTGAGCGAGGCCGCCGAGCGCGCGTTCGAGCGTCATGCCACCCGGATCCGGGCGGCCATCCCGGACGCAATCCTCGAGCACGTGGGCTCGACCTCGATTCCGGGCGCGATCACCAAGGGAGATATGGACCTGCAGGTGCGGGTCGACCCCGAGCGATTCGCCGCGGCGGAGGCCGCGCTCGCGAAGCTCTACCCGCGGAACACCGGGAGCACCCGGACCGAATCGTTTGCGGCCTTCGAGGAGAAGGGCCAGCCCGACGTGGGAATCCAGCTCACGGCGATCGGTGGTCCCTTCGACTTCTTCCACGAGCTACGGGACCGCCTCCGCGGCGACGTCGTGGCGTTCGAGGCATACCAGGGGCTGAAGACTCTTTACGAGGGGGCCCCGATGGCGAGCTGGCGCGCCGCCAAGGAGCGATTCTTCGAGGCGCTGCTTCGCGGAACCGCGAACTGCACGCCGACCGTTGCGGGAGGCTCGGGCGAGCGCCTGGTAGAGGCCGCACGGCGGGCGGCGGAGGGCGCCGATCCGGCCCACGACTTCGCGCACGTGCTGCGGGTCGTCTCCTCCGCCGGCCGCATCGCGGAGGCGGAAGGTGCGGATCGCGAGATCGCAACGACCGCCGCGTTGCTCCACGAGCTCTTCAATCATCCGAAGGGCCACCCGGAATCCCACCTCTCCGGTGAGCGCTGTTCCGAGCTCGCCCTGGCGCTCCTGATCGACGAAGGCTGGCCCGTTGCCCGCGCCGAGGCGGTCGCCTACGCGATCCGGGTCCATCCCTTCTCCCTCGGAGTCGTCCCGGTCACCCTGGAGGGTAAAGTCGTCCAGGACGCCGACAGGCTGGACTCGATCGGCGCCATCGGGATCGCGCGATGCTTCGCGACCACATCGACGATGAAGCGACCGTTCTACGACCCCGAGGATCCGTTCTGTGCTCGAAGGGAGCCGGACGACAAGCGATGGGGCGTGGATCACTTCTATCGGAAGCTCCTGAGGATCCCCGACGTCCTCCACACCGCCACGGCACGCCGGCTCGCCGCCGAGCGCGCGGGCTTCATGGAACGCTTCCTGGAGCAGCTCGGCAGCGAGCTCTGA